TCCACGATCCGGTCCGGGGTCCAGCCCTCCACCGGGCCGCCGAGCGCGTCGCCCACGGCGGCTCCGACGAGGGCGCCGTGGGCCCGGTCCTCCAACGTGAGAGTCATGTCCGAATCATCCCTTGGGTGAGGTGAGTTCCGTGCCCGCGAGGAGCGCGGCGAGTTCGACGAGGTCGGTCCCGGCCAGCCGCGGGAGGGCGCAGCCGGACAGGGTCCGGCAGGCCCCGCGCCAGGCGGCGGGGATCGAACCGCCGCCGCCGAGCGCGCCGGTGAGGGCGCCGGCGAGGGCGGGTGCGGAGTCCGCGACGCGGGACAGGCAGGCGGCGGCGGGGACGGCCTCGGACACCGCGCCGCGCGACGCGGTGGCGAGGGCGAGGGCCACGGGGACGGTCTCGGCGGCGGCGATCCCGTAGCTGTAGACGTGGTCCACGATCTCGTGTTCGAGGGTGGGGACGATGGCGAAGGCGCCCCCGCCGCCGGTGTGGGTGCGGGCGAGGCGGACGGCGTGGCGGGCGTTGCGGCCGATCTCGGTGGACGCGGGGAGCTGGGCGAGGGCGGCCTCGACGGCCGCGTCGACGTCCGCGCCGGCCAGGGCGGTGGCGATGGCGGCGGCCATCGCGCGGGCGCCGTGGACGCCGTCGCCGTCCTGGGTGTAGCGGGCGTCGAACTCGGCGAGGTCCGCCGCCGGGCCGGGGTCGCCCGGGTGCACGACGGCGAGGACGCAGGCGCGGACGCAGGCGGCGTCGTCGAAGTAGTGCGGGTTGTCGTGCCCGGTGGCGGGCGGGCGCAGGCCGGCGGCGAGGTTGCCCAGGCCGGCCCGGACGGAGATCCGGG
Above is a window of Streptomyces subrutilus DNA encoding:
- a CDS encoding ADP-ribosylglycohydrolase family protein yields the protein MTPPPYAPDPPPTPRDPAPASLTPAPAAPALPAAPRAGVVTGPGPAGASSGGRPPDVRERPAPPAPAAADGGGGASRCAGDRARAGAVRTAVLPAGDPAAGGARRIEGLLLGLAAGDAAGWPAARHRASRMPEWTRRLTRELDTFAERNATTTLPVPIALNQPPEPLRLGPSDDAEWAAFAAESVLTAAGVLLSDLSRSRRMRAAIDLAWNALASEVAAAAERAPEVESAVLPLRARISVRAGLGNLAAGLRPPATGHDNPHYFDDAACVRACVLAVVHPGDPGPAADLAEFDARYTQDGDGVHGARAMAAAIATALAGADVDAAVEAALAQLPASTEIGRNARHAVRLARTHTGGGGAFAIVPTLEHEIVDHVYSYGIAAAETVPVALALATASRGAVSEAVPAAACLSRVADSAPALAGALTGALGGGGSIPAAWRGACRTLSGCALPRLAGTDLVELAALLAGTELTSPKG